A section of the Candidatus Acidiferrales bacterium genome encodes:
- the acs gene encoding acetate--CoA ligase, producing MAEKVHRVLQDHEVKKELHGEVFYPSEEIVLQANVQNPDAVYREAEDDLEGYWARRASELEWYKKWDKVLDETNKPFYKWFVGGKTNIVLNALDRHVNTWRRNKLALIWEGENGELRTFSYHALNREVCKFATVLKSMGVGKGDRVTIYMPRIPETVIAMLATAKIGAIHSVVYGGFSVEALHGRIEDSESRVIVTADGGFMNGKIVELKKIVDEALRRTAAPETVIVVKRNGKDVPMEAGRDFWYHELMSLPLTRNGSKCATEEMDAEDPLYILYTSGTTGKPKAILHTHGGYMVGTYSTLKDVFDLKEEDRWWCTADPGWVTGHSYIVYAPLLNGSTSFMYEGAPTFPYPDRWWTMIEKYGITVLYSTPTAIRGLMRYGEAWPNRHDLSTLRLLGSVGEPINPEAWRWYHRVIGKEQCPIMDTWWQTETGAFMITPLPSTPLKPGSGTKPYFGVHADVVDDVGKPVKPGEEGFLILKRPWPSMLRTIYKDPERYVNTYWSRYPGYYFVGDSARKDEDGYFWVIGRVDDVIKVSGYRLGTAELESALVSHHAVAEAAVIGLPHEIKGIAIHAYVMLKSGFEGSEPLAEELIQHVAHEMGPIAKPEKINFTNSLPKTRSGKIMRRVLKARALGMPEGDLSTLED from the coding sequence ATGGCTGAAAAGGTACACAGAGTTCTACAAGACCATGAAGTCAAAAAGGAACTTCACGGCGAAGTCTTTTATCCATCGGAGGAAATAGTCTTGCAGGCGAATGTCCAGAATCCCGATGCCGTCTACCGAGAGGCAGAAGATGATCTAGAAGGCTACTGGGCGCGACGGGCAAGTGAACTCGAGTGGTACAAAAAGTGGGACAAGGTCTTGGACGAAACTAACAAGCCTTTTTATAAATGGTTTGTCGGAGGGAAGACCAACATTGTTCTTAATGCGCTTGATCGGCACGTAAATACCTGGCGGCGGAATAAGCTTGCTTTGATTTGGGAGGGCGAAAACGGAGAATTGCGGACGTTTTCATATCACGCTTTGAATAGGGAGGTATGCAAATTTGCAACGGTTTTGAAAAGCATGGGTGTCGGCAAAGGAGACAGAGTAACTATTTATATGCCGCGTATTCCGGAAACTGTGATAGCAATGCTTGCGACAGCGAAAATAGGTGCAATACATTCCGTAGTTTACGGCGGATTTTCAGTTGAGGCTCTCCACGGAAGGATAGAAGACAGCGAATCGCGTGTGATCGTAACAGCTGACGGTGGATTTATGAACGGAAAAATCGTCGAACTGAAAAAAATTGTAGATGAGGCCTTGAGGAGAACGGCTGCGCCTGAAACGGTGATCGTAGTGAAACGCAACGGCAAAGATGTTCCGATGGAAGCCGGTCGTGATTTTTGGTACCATGAATTGATGAGTCTGCCATTGACTCGCAACGGATCGAAGTGTGCAACAGAAGAGATGGACGCTGAAGACCCCCTTTATATTTTATACACGTCGGGTACCACAGGAAAGCCGAAGGCTATCCTCCATACCCATGGCGGATACATGGTTGGGACTTATTCCACCCTGAAGGACGTTTTTGATTTGAAAGAGGAAGACAGATGGTGGTGCACTGCTGATCCTGGTTGGGTGACGGGGCATTCCTATATAGTTTACGCCCCGCTTCTTAACGGCTCGACTTCATTCATGTATGAAGGCGCTCCAACTTTTCCGTACCCTGATAGATGGTGGACCATGATAGAAAAGTACGGTATTACAGTTCTCTATTCTACGCCGACTGCGATTCGCGGACTTATGCGTTATGGCGAGGCATGGCCCAACCGCCATGATCTTTCCACGCTTCGTCTCCTTGGCAGCGTAGGTGAACCGATAAACCCGGAAGCCTGGAGATGGTATCATAGAGTCATCGGGAAGGAACAATGTCCTATCATGGACACGTGGTGGCAGACAGAGACCGGAGCATTCATGATAACGCCGCTCCCGTCGACCCCGCTCAAGCCCGGTTCCGGAACAAAGCCTTACTTTGGCGTTCACGCCGATGTTGTTGATGATGTCGGCAAACCGGTCAAACCAGGTGAGGAAGGCTTCCTGATTCTCAAACGACCATGGCCCTCAATGCTGCGAACAATTTACAAGGACCCGGAACGGTACGTAAATACTTATTGGAGTCGTTATCCTGGCTATTATTTTGTCGGCGACTCTGCACGAAAGGACGAAGACGGGTATTTCTGGGTAATAGGTAGAGTGGATGATGTGATAAAAGTCAGCGGATACAGGCTGGGAACGGCTGAGCTTGAATCCGCTTTGGTGAGCCACCACGCGGTTGCCGAAGCAGCCGTTATAGGGCTACCACATGAGATAAAGGGAATCGCGATCCATGCTTATGTGATGTTGAAAAGCGGTTTTGAAGGCAGCGAACCTTTGGCTGAAGAGCTGATACAACATGTGGCGCATGAGATGGGACCGATTGCAAAACCCGAGAAAATAAATTTCACTAACTCGCTTCCGAAAACTCGCAGTGGAAAAATAATGAGAAGGGTCTTGAAGGCGCGGGCATTGGGGATGCCCGAAGGTGATTTGAGCACACTGGAAGATTAG